Proteins encoded together in one Astatotilapia calliptera chromosome 7, fAstCal1.2, whole genome shotgun sequence window:
- the LOC113027206 gene encoding uncharacterized protein LOC113027206, whose protein sequence is MGTPAILKIILTDGTCQRLTLSNGPPESIEDLIVEVKRHCGLQGDFRLQFMDPLFGNEFLNLTSVSEVAVIDMSRPTTMQHEDYIILDPVQDSEALSCSSVNDSSYLSGGSVDTDVLSSSESTSSRSSWPAVFYVPKFSYDAELQLQQAKIAYNQNGTALIPDPKLKSAILEGLVQEIVKYKVYVSDKEMDQVAQSLIKKHPCLTETGSNTGFGGWKTSLKYKLSNYRTQLRKLGCPEVTVNSLKNKPVGRCSAAFGVKKAKRAEVNFCPTYPPEETEESLEAMRKTLLLDIKKKNNRELVKFKMEKTFAYRRHEVVRDAPMVEAFMARWPALFDVHEINAEFKIITTIPLQSKFLSQMDLHLDNLVKLFKRRGGQLGQRLKKVVAQMDNCEDVNAGRECVIKGVCIYMGEDPDNLIREYVDMDEDAINEAIEDTTVGIYLLKEQASADEQEDIGVVLEGIRVVKNLDNVAFAEVMLFGLMYALNLAYPADLRYTFEVFQKVFMELDGAKLSNKVLALKNRLFH, encoded by the exons ATGGGGACCCCTGCGATCCTAAAGATCATCTTGACTGATGGAACCTGTCAAAGGCTCACTCTCTCCAATGGACCACCTGAATCAATTGAGGATCTCATTGTTGAAGTCAAGAGACATTGTGGTCTTCAGGGCGATTTCAGACTTCAGTTTATGGATCCCTTGTTTGGGAATGAGTTCCTTAATCTTACCTCAGTTTCAGAAGTGGCAGTTATTGACATGTCAAGACCCACCACTATGCAGCATGAGGATTATATCATTCTTGATCCTGTCCAGGACTCCGAAGCCCTCAGCTGTTCCTCTGTTAACGATTCTTCGTACCTGTCTGGTGGATCTGTGGACACGGATGTGTTGTCATCAAGTGAGTCAACAAGCTCACGATCTTCTTGGCCTGCTGTCTTTTATGTGCCCAAGTTTTCGTATGATGCTGAATTACAACTTCAGCAGGCAAAAATTGCGTACAATCAGAATGGAACTGCACTTATTCCAGATCCCAAGTTGAAGTCAGCCATCCTTGAAGGTTTGGTGCAGGAAATTGTGAAGTATAAAGTGTATGTCAGTGATAAAGAAATGGATCAAGTAGCTCAGAGTCTGATCAAGAAGCATCCCTGTCTAACTGAGACAGGCTCCAACACTGGATTTGGAGGATGGAAGACCAGTTTAAAATATAAACTCTCAAACTATCGCACCCAGCTACGAAAACTGGGCTGCCCAGAGGTGACTGTAAACTCTCTAAAGAACAAACCTGTTGGAAGATGCAGTGCAGCCTTTGGTGTCAAAAAAGCAAAGAGGGCAGAAGTAAACTTTTGCCCAACATACCCACCAGAAGAAACTGAGGAGAGCCTGGAGGCAATGCGGAAAACTTTACTCTTGGacataaagaagaagaacaacagaGAGTTGGTGAAATTCAAGATGGAAAAGACTTTTGCCTACAGAAGACATGAAGTTGTTCGTGATGCACCAATGGTAGAGGCTTTCATGGCAAGATGGCCTGCTCTATTTGATGTCCATGAG ATCAATGCTGAGTTTAAAATAATTACCACAATCCCCCTTCAATCAAAGTTCCTGTCTCAGATGGATCTCCACTTAGACAACCTGGTGAAGCTGttcaaaagaagaggaggacagcttggacaaagactgaaaaaagtTGTGGCACAAATGGATAAT tgtgaaGATGTTAATGCTGGACGTGAGTGTGTCATTAAGGGAGTGTGTATCTACATGGGTGAAGATCCTGACAACCTTATCCGGGAGTATGTG GACATGGATGAAGACGCCATCAATGAGGCCATTGAAGACACCACTGTTGGAATTTACCTTCTTAAAGAACAAGCTTCAGCAGATGAACAAGAAGACATTGGAGTTGTCCTTGAAGGCATCAGGGTGGTGAAGAATTTGGATAATGTAGCATTTGCTGAGGTAATGCTATTTGGACTCATGTATGCACTAAACCTTGCCTACCCTGCTGACCTCCGCTACACCTTTGAGGTTTTCCAGAAGGTTTTCATGGAACTGGATGGAGCTAAACTCTCCAACAAAGTTCTTGCTCTCAAAAACCGTCTGTTTCACTGA